The sequence ATAACTCTGCAATTGTGCTGGAAACTGGTAAGGAGTACCTAGTGGATTCCCGAATTAATCCGCTAGCCAAGGCCAAGGGGTTCTCCTCCCTTTCCGAGCTTGTCAAAAAGCTTCAGCAGACCCCGTATGGTCCTCTTCATTATGATGTGATCGAAGCGATGACCACCAATGAAACAAGCTTCTTTCGTGATGCCCATCCGTTTGAAGCCATGAAGGCACACGTTCTGCCTGAAATGACAGAAAAACTGGCCCTCAGAAAGCGTCTGAATATCTGGTCTGCAGCCTGCTCAAGCGGGCAGGAGCCCTACTCCCTGGCCATGCTGATTAATGATCATTTTGCCGCGCAACCGGGCTGGAATGTGAATATTACAGCCACTGACATCTCAGAAGAGATGTTGAGTTACACAAAAAAAGGGCACTACACACAGCTTGAAATCAACCGCGGGCTTCCGGTGACAATGATGGTCAAGTATTTTGAAAACCATGGCTCGGTATGGAAGGCCAAAGACAATATCAGGAACATGCTTGATTTTCGTAAGCTGAACCTGTCAGGTCCATGGCCGATGATGCCAAAGATGGATGTAATATTTCTGCGCAATGTGCTGATATATTTTGATCAGGAAACGAAAAGAGGCATTCTGAACAAGGTGCGCAATCAACTGAACCCGGAAGGTTATCTGTTCCTTGGTTCTGCAGAGACTACTTTTAACCTGGATGATTCATTTGAGAGGAAATTAATTGGCCGCGCAGTGTGCTATCAGTTGCGTGCATAAAGGAGAGGGTAATGCATTTTAATGAAGAAGATATAAACCGAATTATCACCGATATCTGGACGACCATATTGGACCTGGAAATTGAATATGTTCATGATGGCGTTACCCTTCCGAAGGGGGAGCGGTCAATGGTCGGCTGCATTCAGATTGCAGGCGAATGGCAGGGAGCGGTTACCCTGTTCTGCCCTGATTCGCTGGTACGCAAGGCTACAGCCTCAATGTTTGGCATGACCGAGGATGAAGTGTCGGAAGATGAAATGCAGGATGCACTGGGCGAACTCACCAATATGACAGCAGGCAACATCAATACCCTGTTGCCGCAGGGGTGCTGTATCTCCTTGCCCTCTGTCGCCGAAGGAATTGATTACAAGATCACGATTCCAGGTGGAAAAGTTACCTGCGAACTCGGCTTTTTATGTGAGGGCGAGCCGATGATAGCGGCAGTTGTGGCACGAGGTTAAGTAGTCCGGGAAGAGGATTACATCAATAAATAAAAGAGACAGATGGAGAGTGATATGAAAATTCTGGTAGTAGATGACAGTAAAGCTATGCGCATGATTGTGTTGCGCACCCTGCGTCAGGCCGGGTATGGGGATCATGAGACCAAAGAGGCGGCCGATGGCCAGCTGGGCCTGGATGTTGTCCATGAATGGGCACCGGACGTAATTATTTCAGACTGGAACATGCCGAATATGAACGGATTGGAATTTTTGCAGGCGCTGAAGGCAGAAGGCTTTTCCGGCCTGTTTGGCTTTGTGACTACGGAAGGTTCTCCAAAAATGAAAGAGACCGCCATGGAGGAAGGAGCTAACTTCCTGATTACCAAGCCGTTTACTGCCCAGTCATTCCAGACAGAATTAGGCCCGACCCTGAATGGCTGATCCTGATAACAAGCGCGACTTTTCTCGTGTGGAGACCCATATCGATGCTGAGGTTGATTGTGGGGATAAGATTGTTTGCGGTCGGCTTGCAGATGTAAGCATGCGTGGTGTGCGGCTATTCTGTAATGAAATGCTGCCGCTACAGGCTGAATGCACGGTGAAATGTTTTCTTGGCGAAACCAGGGAGAGTCCGGCATGCATCAAGGCCAAAGGGAAGATTGTACGCTCGACTGAGGAGGGCATCAGTGTCGAGATTTCGGAGATTGATCTGGAAAGCTTTGAGCATCTGCGCAATCTGGTGCTCTTGAATGCCAGCAATGAATCTCAGGTCGAGGGTGAGCTAAAATCTCATTTGGGCCTGAAAAAACCTTCGGCGATATAACTCCACTTAGCTCAGGCTATGAATGACCGCATGCAGGCTCGGAAGAGTAGAGTACTCTTTCAGTCTGCATGCGGTAGCCATGCAAAGTTAACGCTCTTCAGGCGTGGTGATGAGGCCGGCCTTCATAGAGAGCCTTTATGCTCATGGCCACCAGTGCCCCCCCCTTTTGCATTATTCTAATAGAGGCGATACCTCTATCGGTCCAACCCCCTTCTCGCTGACCCTCTCTTATGCAGAACCGATGAAACAATGGCATTATATTTGCTCAACCTTATTCACTATACTCAGAATGAAATAAGGTTGGATCATGGAAGAAAACACTCATAACCCATTAAAAAAGAAAATATGCGGGCTGTTGCAGGATGACAGGGTCGAAGAGGTCAACGCCATTCTGGCAGGTATAGATGGTTTTTCTCTGGCGGCTGCAAACCTGCGTTCTGCCAATTTGCAGGGGATGCACGTGGGTGGGATAGATTTTTCAAATGCATACCTTCGCTCTGCCAACCTGAAAGGACTGGATATGCGCTCCTGCAGGCTCGAAGGCGCCAGCCTGCATGGGGCGAAGATAGCAGGCACATACTTTCCAGATGAGTTGATGCCGGAAGAGATTCTTCTTTCGGTAACGCGCGGCACACGCTTGCGCTACAGATGATATAAACCCACACAAAATAACCGCATGCTACCCCCCCCCCCCCCCCCCTTTCTCTGTAAAAGTCGAGAGATGCCAGACAGGGCTGTGAGATCATTGGATTGCTGTAGTGAAGGAATAAAAAGCTTGGAGGATTTATGTCAGACAGTGGAAAAGAGAATCACACCTTTGATGAGGATGCGCTGAAACAGGCTCTGAGTGAACAGCTCTATGATGAGAGCGAAGCCGCAACTGACCCCCTGAAGTCGATGGAAGAAAATGATGATTTTATCGATCAGGATTCAGAACATATGGAGCAAACAGAGTGGGTCGATGAAGCTTCCACAGAAGATGTTCGTGCCAAAGAGACAAGAATTATTCCAAAAAAAGAGGACGATTTGAATTTCGCAACAAAACCCCTTCCAGATTCTTCTAGCAATAGTAATAAAACAGGCAGTAAGGGGATTTCCCGGATTGTCATGGCTGTAATAGCCCTTGCTGCAGCGGGTTTCAGTGTATCAAGCTGGATGGCAAACCAGAAAATAGCCGCCTTGCAGCTGCAGGTCGAAAGTATTGAAGCGAGAATGAACAGTGGTCTGGGTGTAGATGCAGGTCAGGGGGATCAAGCGCAGTATACTGCGGATTCAGGGCCGGACAATGGAGCCATCCTCATGCAGTTGGCGACGCAGATCATGGAAAACAGAGAGGCGATTAAAGCGCTAGAACCGCCTGTTAAGAACAGCGCTGTTCAAAGCACTACAGATGCGCCAATGGGTGCAAGCAGCTCTGAAGGTTCGACTGCCAGTTTGCCAGCACCTGAAGAAGAGAAAGCCAGAACAGCGGATAAAGAGGTGAAGAAGGTCGCTGAACCACTGAAGAAGGCAGCTGCTGTAAAGTCGGCAAAGCCTATACCTGAAGCTGCCAAATCGGCCGCGCGTGAAAAGGGAGAAGGATGGAGTGTTGTCTTAATGTCATTGAAGAGTGAAGAGATGGCTGATCGAGAGTTGGCAGCCTTACTTAAAAGCGGGCATAAGGCTGAAAAGCATATGGTGAAGGTGCGTGGCGAAACCTACTATCAACTGCGGATGGGCTGGTTTGCGCAGAAAGATGATGCTCATGCGTATATTAAAAATGTCATCACTGGTATGGGGTACAAGGATGTCTGGATCAGTCACACGCAGTGACCTCAGGTTGCCGTTAAATCAGACCAGTCAAAGCAACAGGGAAAGTTGCCATGTTGCTTTGGCCTGATAATTGCGTGCAGTGAATCTTATGTATGTACCAAAACAGTGGTTGCCTGAAGTCGCACTGCTACATTTTCCGAGAAAAGGAACTCAGGATTCCAGAAGGAGTTGTCATGAAAATTCACAGCACTAACCCGACCAGGGTCAATGCCACTAAGGTGAAAAAGTCAGAGGTGAAAGGCGGCAGCTTCCAGGAGCTATTGCATACCAGGCTTGATGGAATCCAGCCCAAGCAAGAGAACCATCATCCTGGCGAAGGGTCTAAAAATAGCAGTAGCACACTGGATATCATTGAAGATGCAACCCTTATGCTTGACCAGGCCCTGGAGCAGATTGAGAAGAATGGAGAGCCGTCTGAGGAAGTTACGCATTCGCTAAGTCTTCTTCGCGATCGCTTGAAGCATGGCGCTCCCGACTCTGAAAGCTTGAGGGCTGCTGATGCCATTATCGCCGTTGAAACCAGCCGACTGCAATCCTGGAAGCTCTAACCAGAACGCCCCTCTCTTCTAACAGTTATAAAGTCTGAAAAAAGCTCTTCCCAGTAGGCAGCTGTATGCAGCCAGAAGAGCCCCCAGTACACCTTCCATACATCGTTAACCAATAATCAAGAAGCAGGACTATGCAAGCAAAAGCGTGCACGAGAGCTGCGGCTTATGCTTATTGTTTGATGTCAGTCATACCAACGGCAGAAAGTGTACAGATACGCCAAGAGAAGGAAAAAGTTGCCGTATAGAGGCATATATTGCCTGCAAGAATTGCCGATAGTTTTCATAAGTGCTTGTTTTATAATGATAAACCAAATGGCACAGCGCATGCTCATAAGTTGGCATGGATCAGAAAATCACTTCGAGCGCCTCGTCGCAAACAGCTTCAGCAGCACTTCAGGTTGCCAATAGTCATGGCAAGTCTTCCGAGAAGGGTTTCTTTGCCAAGCTGGTTGCCATCATTGAAGGCAAAGTAAATGCGGACAGCGCAGCTGGTTCCGAGAAGCTCTCCAAGCAGGCAGCTAAAACCTCGTCAACCAGCCCTGAGGCGTCTGCAGAGAAACCGGTAGCTGAGAAGCTTAAACCGGGCCATAAAGAGTCCTCAGACATTGTAATAAAAGAAGCCGATATTGATCTTCAAAGCAGCAGCCAGCCTAAAGCTGCGACCACAGAAAAAGCAGACGTGAATCAGCAGGCAAAGAGCAGCATCACTGCTAAGCCGACAGCAATTTCAACAGCGCCGGCTGCAGATGTGGCAAAAGCTGCGACCACAGAAAAAGCAGATGTGAATCAGCAGGCAAAGAGCAACATCACTGCTAAAGCGGCAGCAACTTCAGCAGCACTGGCTGCAGATGTGGCAAAAGCTGCGACCACAGAAAAAGCAGACGTGAATCAGCAGGCAAAGAGCAGCATCACTGCTAAGCCGACAGCAATTTCAACAGCGCCGGCTGCAGATGTGGCAAAAGCTGCGACCACAGAAAAAGCAGATGTGAATCAGCAGGCAAAGAGCAACATCACTGCTAAAGCGGCAGCAACTTCAGCAGCACTGGCTGCAGATGTGGCAAAAGCTGCGACCACAGAAAAAGCAGATGTGAATCAGCAGGCAAAGAGCAACATCACTGCTAAAGCGGCAGCAACTTCAGCAGCACCGGCTGCAGATGTGGCAAAAGCTGCGACCACAGAAAAAGCAGATGTGAATCAGCAGGCAAAGAGCAACACCACTGCTAAAGCGGCAGCAACTTCAGCAGCACTGGCTGCAGATGTGGCAAAAGCTGCGACCACAGAAAAAGCAGATGTGAATCAGCAGGCAAAGAGCAACATCACTGCTAAAGCGGCAGCAACTTCAGCAGCACCGGCTGCAGATGTGGCAAAAGCTGCGACCACAGAAAAAGCAGATGTGAATCAGCAGGCAAAGAGCAACACCACTGCTAAAGCGGCAGCAACTTCAGCAGCACCGGCTGCAGATGTGGCAAAAGAGGCCACTACAGCCAAAGTGGAAGTGAACCCGCCTGCAAGGCTTGCTGTTAATAGCGAGGCTGCAGTTGCTTCTTCAACACATATCGAAGAAAAAGAAGCCGTTGCCTCCAGCATCAAGGTGGAAACCAGTCGGCCTGCCAAGAGCAGGAGTGAGGCAGCACATGTCGCAGCAGTGCCTGATGCAGACAAGCAGGAAAGCTCAGTAAAAATTGTAAATCCCGGCGCTGCAACAAAAATCGAGCAGCATGCCAATGAGCAACGGGTTGCGAACAACAAAGTGGCAACGCAACAGGCTACAGCGAACAGCATTCAGCCGGAAAAATCTGTGTCCGCTCAAGCAGAAGCAGTAGCTCTAGCAAGCCTGCCTGAGCAACAACGCATCTCTACAAATAACTTTGTGAAGAGTCGCAAAGTCAACCTGGAGCATGCCTCCAGAGCAAAAGGATCACCTGTGCAGGCTAATGCCGGCCAAAACAGACAGCCTTCCATGCCCCCATC comes from Mariprofundus aestuarium and encodes:
- a CDS encoding CheR family methyltransferase, whose protein sequence is MVNEHDFSYIRKLVYDNSAIVLETGKEYLVDSRINPLAKAKGFSSLSELVKKLQQTPYGPLHYDVIEAMTTNETSFFRDAHPFEAMKAHVLPEMTEKLALRKRLNIWSAACSSGQEPYSLAMLINDHFAAQPGWNVNITATDISEEMLSYTKKGHYTQLEINRGLPVTMMVKYFENHGSVWKAKDNIRNMLDFRKLNLSGPWPMMPKMDVIFLRNVLIYFDQETKRGILNKVRNQLNPEGYLFLGSAETTFNLDDSFERKLIGRAVCYQLRA
- a CDS encoding chemotaxis protein CheX; protein product: MHFNEEDINRIITDIWTTILDLEIEYVHDGVTLPKGERSMVGCIQIAGEWQGAVTLFCPDSLVRKATASMFGMTEDEVSEDEMQDALGELTNMTAGNINTLLPQGCCISLPSVAEGIDYKITIPGGKVTCELGFLCEGEPMIAAVVARG
- a CDS encoding response regulator, whose amino-acid sequence is MKILVVDDSKAMRMIVLRTLRQAGYGDHETKEAADGQLGLDVVHEWAPDVIISDWNMPNMNGLEFLQALKAEGFSGLFGFVTTEGSPKMKETAMEEGANFLITKPFTAQSFQTELGPTLNG
- a CDS encoding PilZ domain-containing protein; this translates as MADPDNKRDFSRVETHIDAEVDCGDKIVCGRLADVSMRGVRLFCNEMLPLQAECTVKCFLGETRESPACIKAKGKIVRSTEEGISVEISEIDLESFEHLRNLVLLNASNESQVEGELKSHLGLKKPSAI
- a CDS encoding pentapeptide repeat-containing protein, whose protein sequence is MEENTHNPLKKKICGLLQDDRVEEVNAILAGIDGFSLAAANLRSANLQGMHVGGIDFSNAYLRSANLKGLDMRSCRLEGASLHGAKIAGTYFPDELMPEEILLSVTRGTRLRYR
- a CDS encoding SPOR domain-containing protein; translation: MSDSGKENHTFDEDALKQALSEQLYDESEAATDPLKSMEENDDFIDQDSEHMEQTEWVDEASTEDVRAKETRIIPKKEDDLNFATKPLPDSSSNSNKTGSKGISRIVMAVIALAAAGFSVSSWMANQKIAALQLQVESIEARMNSGLGVDAGQGDQAQYTADSGPDNGAILMQLATQIMENREAIKALEPPVKNSAVQSTTDAPMGASSSEGSTASLPAPEEEKARTADKEVKKVAEPLKKAAAVKSAKPIPEAAKSAAREKGEGWSVVLMSLKSEEMADRELAALLKSGHKAEKHMVKVRGETYYQLRMGWFAQKDDAHAYIKNVITGMGYKDVWISHTQ
- a CDS encoding flagellar hook-length control protein FliK; the protein is MDQKITSSASSQTASAALQVANSHGKSSEKGFFAKLVAIIEGKVNADSAAGSEKLSKQAAKTSSTSPEASAEKPVAEKLKPGHKESSDIVIKEADIDLQSSSQPKAATTEKADVNQQAKSSITAKPTAISTAPAADVAKAATTEKADVNQQAKSNITAKAAATSAALAADVAKAATTEKADVNQQAKSSITAKPTAISTAPAADVAKAATTEKADVNQQAKSNITAKAAATSAALAADVAKAATTEKADVNQQAKSNITAKAAATSAAPAADVAKAATTEKADVNQQAKSNTTAKAAATSAALAADVAKAATTEKADVNQQAKSNITAKAAATSAAPAADVAKAATTEKADVNQQAKSNTTAKAAATSAAPAADVAKEATTAKVEVNPPARLAVNSEAAVASSTHIEEKEAVASSIKVETSRPAKSRSEAAHVAAVPDADKQESSVKIVNPGAATKIEQHANEQRVANNKVATQQATANSIQPEKSVSAQAEAVALASLPEQQRISTNNFVKSRKVNLEHASRAKGSPVQANAGQNRQPSMPPSASFTNSVKDMMGQTDSFSRPAQHSFDPASGQMLQIGGQDATSTLMRSVYQPSQSMLSSGPWSVAAAMQQVGQAAGQGKFQMELTLTPKHLGKVQVFLESDVNKQIQVHFVIDQSTSRQSIEQHLPTLRQALADQGLNMDSFSMESSEQHKDNQQSEQNRGPSVPGTLSTGQSGSSDNRPESPASASSRLSIRI